The following is a genomic window from Hymenobacter sp. APR13.
GGGGGTGAGGTTGACGTAGGCTGGCACACAAAAATGCCCCGGCCAGCACGGCCAGGGCATTGAGGAGAGAAGGGCGGAAGCCGGTAGCCGCTACCAGAGGCGGGTGTCGCTGACGCCGGCCGGCAGGGGCGGGTGCTCGGCCAAACCCAGCACGCACCAGCCGTTTTCCAGGCCAAAGGCGCCACCCTGCAGCAGGTAGCTGATCCAGCGCTCGGTGCTGCGGCCGCTGTACTGTTCGCTCTCGGGCTCATACTCGCGCAGCAGCACCGCGTCGCCGATCTGGTAGTCCCGGTCGTTGAAGCGCACGTCGAAGGCTTTGCGGCCGTCGAGTACGGCGGCAAAGCAGGCGGGCCAGACCTTCAGCTCGTGGTAGGTAGGGGTGAGGACCGAAGCAGTGCGCGTGGAAGACGAAGTATATAGCATGGTGTGGAAGTGCAAAAGGTGGAACGGAAACTCGCCGGCCACGCCCCTGGTGGGCTGACCGGCAAGGGTATTTACTGACTGGCAGCGGCGTTGGTTGCCGCCGATCGTACTGCAAAGGTACTGTTCCTGTGTTACTTCCGTGTGAAGGTTGCGTTTCGGGCAGGTGCTACGATACAGCAAAAAGAACGTCATGCTGAGCTTGCCGAAGCATCTCGCGTGCTGACGTTGCCAAATCGTTGACCGGCAACCGCTCCGTAGCCCAGGGGGTAAACCCGTGGGCTAGTGAAGCAACATCAGCACGCGAGATGCTTCGGCAAGCTCAGCATGACGTTCTTTTAATCAAATGCCCGCTACGCGGTTTTGCGGCGGCGGCTGTTCTTTTTCAGCCAGGCGTAGGTGTCGAACTGGGCACGCACGGCGGCAGCATTGGCGGCCACCTCGGTGGTGGGGCCTACAAAGTTATTCTGCCAGTCTCTGGACTTCACGCTGTCCTGGCGCTGCAGATCCAGCATGTGGCGCACCTCGGTCCGCAGCTTAGGATCCAGAATCGGGAAGGCCACTTCCACGCGGCGGTCGAGGTTGCGGGCCATCCAGTCGGAAGAGGCCACGTACAGCTTTTCGTCGCCGCCGTTGCCGAACACGTAGAGGCGGGCGTGCTCGAGGTAGCGGTCCACGATGCCGCGCTGGGTGATGTTCTCGCTCTGGCCCGCCCGGCCCGGAATCAGGCACGAAATACCCCGGATCAGCAGCTCCACCCGCACGCCGGCCGTGCTGGCTTCGTAGAGCTTCAGAATCATGCGCTCGTCCTGCAGGGCATTCAGCTTCAGGATGATGTAGGCGTCCTCGCCCTTGCGGGCCCGTGCTATTTCGGCGTCGATGAGGGCGTTGAGCTTCTCGCGCAGCTCGAAGGGGGCCACAAGCAGGTGCTCAAACTGCCCGGTTTTGTCGAGGCGGTCGTTGAAGTAGCGGAACACCTCGCCTACCTCGCTGGTCAGGCGCGGGTCGGCCGTGAACAGGCCGTGGTCGGCGTAGATGTTGCTGGTTACTTCGTTGAAGTTGCCGGTGCTCAGGTAGGCGTAGAGGCGGTTGTGGCCTTCCTCGGCGCGGGTGATAAGCAGCAGCTTGCTGTGCACTTTCAGGTCCGGAATGCCATAGATGACGTTGGCGCCGGCTTTCTGCAGCTTCTCAGCCCAGTACATATTGCTTTCCTCGTCGAAGCGGGCTTTCAGCTCCACCACCACCGTCACCTGCTTACCGTTTTTCACAGCCTTCAGCAGGGCCTTGGCCACCTCGCTCTTGCTGGACACGCGGTAGAGCGTGATGCTGATGCCACTGACCTGCGGATCCTGGGCGGCCTCCGTAATCAGGCGCGTCACGTAGTCGAACGACTGGTAGGGCAGGTTGAGTAGGTGGTCGCGCTCGGCAATGGCGGGCAGCATCTTGCCGGTGCGTGGCAGCGTGGGGTGCGGCAGCGGCGGGTGCGGCTCGTACACGAGGTGCGAGAGGCCCAGGTCGGGGAATCCGAAGAAGTCGCGGAAGTTGTGGTAGCGGCTGCCTTCCACCAGCTCGTCCTTGCCGATGCCGGTTTTCTGCATCAGGGCTTTGAGCACGGGTTTGGGCATGGCCGGGTCGTAGAGCAGGCGGGCCGGGTAGCCGGTTTCGCGCTTCTGCAGGCTGCTCTTGATCTTGAGCATCAGGTTGCCCGACACCTCCTCCTGAATGTCGAGCTCCGCGTCGCGGGAGAGTTTGACGGCGTGCACCTGCACCTTCCCGAACTTGGGAAACAGCGTGTGCGCGCAGCACCGAATCACGTCGTCGAGGAACATCACGTACCGCTCGTCGCCGATGATGGGCAGCTGCACAAAACGGCCGCCGTGGCGCTTAGTGGGCAGCTCCATCACCATCACCCGCTCGTCTTCGGTGTGTTTTTTCTTCTTGCCGCTGGCCTCAGGCTCCGTGAGGTGGAAGGTGAGGTACACGGTCTGGTCTTTCAGGAACAGGTGGTGCAGGTTCTCGTCCAGAATCACGGGCGAAAGCAAGTCCTGCACGTTCTGCTCGAAGTACTGCTGCACCCACTGCTGTTGCTCCTCGCTCAGGTCGTGCTCCGACACTAGGTGAATGTGCTGCTCCCGCAGAGCGGGCAGCAGCCCGTTGCGGAAGGTTTCCCCGAACTCCTGCTGCTGGCGGCCTACCTCTTCGAGCAGGTCTTTGAGCTGCCCGGCCGGGTCTTCGCCCAGCTTGGCGCGGGTTTTTTTCTTGAGCTTCACCAGGCGCCGCAGCGTGGCCACCCGCACCTTGAAATACTCGTCGAGGTTGGAGCTGAAAATGGCCATGAACTTGAGGCGCTCCAGCAGGGGCACCTGCGGGTTTTGGGCTTCCTGCAGCACGCGGCGGTTGAAGGCCAGCCAGCTCAGCTCCCGGTTCAGCAGTTCAGGTTTCGCCGTTGCTGGCTTCTTTTCGGTCTTTTCCATGAGGAGGAGGGGGAAGAAATAGAGGCTGCTATGCAGAGGCGCCGCCGAAGCATCTCGTGAGCTGGCGTTGTATGGCTAATCATACTACAGCCCGTAAGATGCTCCGGCAAGCTCCGCATGATGGCCCTGCGTCAGTTTTTAATTGGAATCCCGCGGGCAGTCGAAGAAGTAGAACTCGGCATTCTGCGTGTCAGCCTCGGCCCAGCGCTCCACCTGAAAGTGCAGGCACACAATGGCCGCGGTAGGCATCTCCTCGCTCAGCGGGCTGGGCGAAAGTAGGTTGGCCAGCTCCGTAATGCCGGGGTTGTGGCCCACCAGCAGCACGCTTTGCGCCTCGTCCGGCGACTCGCGCACCACCCGCAGTAGCGTCATCGGGTCGGCGTGGTAGATGTCGGGCCGCACCACAATTTTGTCGTGCTGATACTCAAGCTCCTTGGCCACCAGCGCGGCGGTAGTCAGGGAGCGTACGGCCGTGGAAGCCAGCAGCAGATCCAGCTTGATGTTGCGCTCGGCCAGCGCCTGGCCCATGCGCGGAGCATCGGTGCGGCCTCGTTCGTTGAGGGGGCGCTGCTCATCGGAAAGGTCGTCGAAGCTCCAGCTGGATTTAGCGTGGCGCATCAGGTATAGGGTCTTCATAAGGCAAAGGGAGCGGAATGGGAGAGTCGCAGACCAGAAGCAGGCCTCTTTACTGAGGTGTCCGAAAAAAGTTTTTGCGCCGCCGGATACGGCGGTCGGCCATCCCTGCAAGATAGCACGAGCAGGCCGGCTCCCGGTCAAAAAAGGAAAGCCCGCCAATTCGGCGGGCTTTCTTTGGGGAGTGAGGGTAAAGCATCGGGGTATCCGATGAAACTTACGCCTGCATTACTCTTTCACGAAGCGCTGATGCGACACCTGCTGGCCATCGGTGATGGTAAGCATGTATACGCCTTTGCTCAAGCCCGAAATGTCGAGCTGGCCTTCGGTGCTGTAGGTAGCCTGGCGCTGCTCGGCGCCGCGTACGTCGTACACTTTCACGCTTACGGCGCTCGGGTCACGGTCAGCGGGCAGGGCAATGCTCAGCACGCTGGTAGCAGGGTTCGGGTACACGCTGTAGTCGGTGGAAGCCAGACGTGCCGAGGTACGGGCCGTGCCGCCCGAGATGGTGACGGTGTAGTCTTCGGTTTCGCCGTAGCCGTAGCTGTTGCAGCTGGTGGTGGCCGAGGCGTCGCTCATCACCACGCGCATGCGGGTGCTGCCGGATTTAGCGGTGGCAGGTACCGTGAACGTGCTGGAGCGCGTGGTAGCCACGTTGCTGCCGGCGGCATTCACCACCAGCTCACCGGCGTCCGTGAACAGGCCGTTCTGGTTGTAGTCAATGTACACCTTGAAGTACTCGGTGTAGGCCGTGCCCGCGAAGCCGGCGCTGTAGCTGATGGTCTGCGAGGAGCCGGCGGCCAGCGTGGTGCTCAGAGCAGTGCCGTTGTAGTAGCCGGCATCTTTGCTGGAAGTGCGGGCAATGGTGCCCAGCTTCACGTAGTCGATCCACTCATACGCCACGCTGTTGCCCTTGCTGGCGCAGTACGTAACGGTGGTAGGGGGAGGCGTGGTGCCGCCGCCGGTGCCGGGGGCCGTGCCGCCCAGCGAGGTGAGCAGCGAAGCCCGGCTGCCGCCACTGCCGAACAGGGCGTTCATGCGGGTGCTCTGGCCGGTGGAGAACATGTACATGCAGGCGTCGTTGGTGTAGTCCATGTAGTTCATGAACATGTCGCCGTTGGTGGTATTGCCGCAGGTGCGGCGCGGGAACACCGGGCAGCCGGAGTTGTCGGCCTGCTGGGTGGGCGTATCGCTCACTAGGTCGCTGCCGCAGTTGGCATCTCCCCAGATATGGCGCAGGTTCAGATAGTGGCCTACTTCGTGCGTGGCCGTGCGGCCCAGGTTGAATGGGGCCGACAGATAGCCGGTGCGGCCAAAGTAGTTCGGGCCGATAACTACGCCGTCGGTGCTGGCTGCGCCGCCCGGAAACTGCGCGTAGCCTAGAATGCCGCCGCCGATGTTGCACACCCAGATGTTCATGTACTGGCTGGCAGGCCAAGCGTTGAGGCCGCCGGTAGCGGTGTTCTTCATGGCATCGGCGGTGCCCCAGGTAGTTTTCGTGCTCGATTTGCGCTCGATGCCGGTGGTAGCGTTGCCGTTAGGGTCGCGCTTGGCCAGCACAAACTGCAGGCCGGCGTCGGCGGCGAGGCCGGCAAAGGCCGCCGGCGTCTTGCTCACGTCGGAGTTAAGCTTGCGGAAGTCTTCGTTGAGCACCGCAATCTGCGAGGCAATCTGGGCGTCGGATATGTTCTCGTTGGCGTTGCTGTAGAGCACGTGCACCACTACCGGAATAGTACCGAGCAGGGCCGTGCCCCGCTGTGCAACCGGGTTAGCCTCCAGCTGGCGCGTTACGTTCTCAATATTTTGCATGCGCTGGGCCATGCCGGGGTCGGAGGCCATCTGGCGCTCCAGCACCTCCATGGAGGCACACTGGCGCTGGGCTACTGCTTCCGTGCTGAGGCTCATCCCCAGGGCGGCCAGTAGAACTGCGTAAAAGGTTTTTTTCATGTGAAAATGAGTTTGGTTGTGGAAAAGGGAACGGTTCGGCTAACTTATTGAAAATATGTCAAAATAATAAGCGTTTCACCTGTAGTATTTCAAATAATGCCTGAAATTGCCCCCGGAGTGCTATTCAGGCTAAGAGAAATGCCGAAGCACAAACGCCGAACAAGCGTTTGTTTTTGCATTATGGGCATGTAGTTGCTACAGAGTCCGGTGCGCGAGCCATACAAAGGAAAAGCCCGCCATATGGCGGGCCTTTCGGGGTGGTGAGTAAATGAAAATCGGAAGGGCTATGCTGCCGGGGCGCTGCAACACCGGGCGGAAGCAGCGCTAATTACGCTATTCTTTCTCAAACCGCTGGCGGATCGTTTGCGTGCCGTCGGTCAGGACGGCCTGATACAAGCCCTGGGGCAGGCCTGCCACGCCTATGTGGCCCTGGTTGTCGTAGCTCACCTGCTGCATTTCGTGGCCGCGCAGGTCGTACACCTTCACGCTCCAGCCGGCAAACTGCTCGGCCGGCACCGATACGTTCAGCGTCTGGGTGGCGGGGTTCGGGAACAGGCGCACCTTGCTCTGGGCTTCAGCCGTAGCGGCTGACTGGCGCAGGGCCGTGCCGCCCAGCGAGGTAACCAGCGAGGCGCGGGCACCGCCGGCCGCAAACAGGGCGTTCATGCGGGTGCTCTGGCCAGTGGAGAACATGTACATGCAGGCGTCGTCGGTGTAGTCCATGTAGTTCATGCTCATGTCGCCTTGGTTGGAGCACGATACCTTCGGGAAGGTAGGGCAGCCGTAGTTGGCTGCCTGCTGGGTGGGCGTGTCGCTCACGAGGTCGTTGCCGCAGCTGGCATCACCCCAGATGTGGCGCAGGTTCAGCCAGTGGCCCACCTCGTGGGTGGCCGTGCGGCCTTTGTCGTAGGGTCGGGCCGTGCCGCCGGGCAGCGTCGAGTAGAGCACTACCACGCCGTCGGTGCTGGCCGTGCCGCCCGGAAACTGGGCGTAGCCGAGCAGGCCCTGGCCCAGGTTGCACACCCACAGGTTGAGGTACTGGCCGGCGGGCCAGGCGGCGGAGCCGCCACGCTTGCCGTTCTTCACGGCGTCGTTGCTGCTGAAGGAAGTGGTTTTGGTGAGCTTGCGGATGATGCCGTCGGTGGGGTTGCCGTTGGGGTCGCGCTTGGCCAGCACAAACTGGATGTTGGTGTTGGCGGCCAGGCCGGCGAAGGCGGCCGGCACCAGGCTGGCGTCGGCGTTCAGCTTGGCAAAGTCCTTATTGAGTACATCAATCTGCGCCTGAATCTGCGAGGTCGGCACGTTCTCGGCCGCCGTGCGGTACACCACGTGCACTACTACCGGAATGGTCACCACGCCTGCCGTAGCGCGGCTGAACACCGGCGACTTCTCATAGGCTTGGGTCTGGGCTTCCACAGCGGCCATGCGCTGGGCCAGGCTGGGGTCGGCCTGCATCTGAGCGGCCAGCACTTCCATGGCGCCACAGGTGCGGCCGGGCAGCGTAGGCGCCAGTTCGAAGTTGCCCTGGCGCAGCTCCTGCCCGAAGGCAGCGGAAGTCAGACCCAGGAAAGCAAGTGCGAGCGAGTATACAGTTTTCTTCATGTTGGTTGTTTTGATGGGTGTTCGTGCAATGAGGGCTCTAATTTATTGAAAAATACGCAATAATAAAGGTGTTGTATTGCGACGATGCTCGTTTTTTTATGCAAAGTGCGTGAGGCTCTTTGCATGGCAGTCCGGGCCGGACACGCAAACGCCCTTCCGGCCACGAGGGCGGAAGGGCGTTGGCAGCGCCGGCCAGCGGCCGCGTACAGGAAGGCGGCTATTCCTCCACGCTGAAGCCGGGAACAAAATTGGGGTAGCGCTCCATGTGGATCTTGCTCACGTGCCGCGTGATAAGGTCCCGCAGCTCGTCGATGTTTTCGCGCTCCTGCGCCGAGATGAAAATCACCGGGTCGTGGAGCTTGGCCATGTAGGTGTCCTGCAGCTGCGCCAGCGACGGGCGCACGGGCAGATCCTCGTCGAGGTTCATGCCCTCGAAGTCGGGCACGGCGTCGGCGGGAGCGTCGGCGCGGTACTGGTCAATCTTGTTGAAGACGAGCAGCATGGGCTTGTCGGCGGCCTCGATGTCCTTGAGCGTGGCATTCACCACCTCCATCTGCTCCTCGAAGGTGGGGTGCGAGATGTCCACGACGTGAATCAGCAGGTCGGCTTCCCGGATTTCGTCGAGCGTGCTCTTGAAGCTCTCAATCAGGCGGGTGGGCAGCTTGCGGATGAACCCCACGGTGTCGGAAAGCAGAAACGGCACGTTCTCGAACACGATTTTGCGCACCGTGGAATCGACGGTGGCAAACAGCTTGTTTTCGGCAAACACGTCGGAGCGGCTCAGCAGGTTCATGATAGTGCTTTTGCCCACGTTGGTGTAGCCCACCAGCGCCACCCGCACCACGCCGCCGCGGCTTTTGCGCTGGGTGTGGCTCTGCTTGTCGAGGTCCTTGAGCTTTTCTTTCAGGAAGTCGATCCGCTCGCGCACTACGCGGCGGTCCGTCTCAATTTCCGTTTCCCCCGGGCCGCGCTGGCTTACGCCACCGCCGCGCTGCTTGTCCAGGTGAGTCCAGAGGCCGGTGAGGCGGGGCAGCAGGTACTGGTACTGCGCCAGTTCCACCTGCGTGCGCGCCGTGGCCGACTTGGCCCGGCGGGCGAAGATGTCGATGATGAGCAGCGAGCGGTCCACGATTTTCACCTTCAGCTCGGCCTCCAGGTTGCGCAGCTGCGAGGGCGAGAGGTCGTCGTCGAAGATGACCACGTTGGTGTTGCTGTGCTGCACGTAGGCCTTGATTTCTTCGAGCTTGCCTTCGCCCACAAACGTGCGGATGTCGGGCTTGTCGAGGCGCTGCACAAAGCGGCGCGTAACCGTGACGCCGGCCGTTTCGGCCAGGAAGGCCAGCTCGTCGAGGTATTCTTGGGTGCGGGCGTCGGCCTGGCGTTTGTCGGGCACGGCCACCAGCACGGCGGTTTCCTGCTCGAGGGCGGTTTCGTAGGTGGCGTCTTTGTTGCCTTTGGCCAGAATGCGGCCGGCGCGGCCCTTGGCGCTGTCGACGGCGCCGGGGTGGCGGGTGCTATTCTGGCGGCGTTTAGCTTCTTTGGCCATATAGTCAGAGGAAGAGAGTGGGAGGGAGCGAGTGTATAAAAAGCAGGTGGCGCGGCCGAAGGTTTAGCGCAGCGTGAGCGAATAGGCTACTACCTGCTGAATCTGGGCGTCGGTGAGCTTGCCCTGGAAAGCCGGCATCTTGCCCAGGCCGTTCGTGACCAGGTACACGCGGCCGGCGGTGTTGAGGTTGCTTTTGGTGAGGTCGTGGGCGCCGTTGAGGCCGCGCTGGCCGTCGGGCCCGTGGCATACTACGCAGTTCTTGGCAAACAGGGCCTGTCCGGCGGCCAGTTCCGGACTGGGCGTGGCGGCCGGCTCATCGGAAGTGGCGTCGGCAATGGTGGCCGCGTCGGCATCGGACAGGCCAGCCGGGGCGTTTTCGATGGGCACGTCGGCGTCGGGCGTGGCAGTGGTTTCGGGCAGGCCGGCGGCGGTGGGTATAGTGCCCGACAAAACCGCCGCATTAGGCGCTTCTCCCAGCAGCGCCTGCCGCAGCACATTAGGCTGCTGCGGCCCCTGAATGACGAGCGCGCTGTACGTATGAAGGCCGTAGCTGACTACCAGGCCCAGCAGGAAGAGGCGGGCTGCCCCCCCACGCTCTTGCCGTAGCGCCCGGACAAAGCCCAGGGCAATAATCGTTAAGAATACCGCCCTGACCCAGGCCCACGGTATTTTGGGACCCGTGTAGGTGAGGTAGGCGGCCGCAAAAGTGAGCAGGCCGGCACCCAGCAGCAGGCTGTCGGCCCAGCGGGTGCGGGCGCGCAGGCGGCGTAGCTGCTCCTGGCGGCCCGTGAGCAGCAGCACCAGCTTGTAGAGGAAAAACAACAGCGTCAGCACCACCACAACGGCGTGCAGCCGCCACAAAACGATATTCAGCATCAGGAGGAACGGTCAGGAGGAGCGGCAAAGATACGGGTGCCGGCAACTGCTAGCGGCCGGCGGAGCGGGGCGAAGCAAGTGTCGGCAGCCGAAAAAAGTTTGGGCTCGTATAGGCCGGCCGGGCGTTTGGTACCTTTGTCGGCGTCGGACCGGGAGGTTCCGGTCTAGACTGGCTACGACCGGAAACCTGTCACCTCATCACCTCATCACCCCAAGAATGCGCGTTGCCCTGGTCATCAATACAAGCTGGAACATCTGGAACTTCCGCCGCAGCCTGGTAAAGGCCCTGCAGGACGCCGGGCACGAGGTGCTGGCCATTGCCCCGCCCGATGCCTACTCCGAGCGTCTCGAAACCGAGCTGGGCTGCCGCTACGTGCCCATCCTGATGGAAAACAAGGGCACCAACCCCGTGAAGGACGCCCTGCTTACGCGCAGCTTCTACACTATCTATAAGCGCGAAAAGCCCGATGTAGTGCTGCACTACACCATCAAGCCCAACATCTACGGCACGCTGGCCGCCAAGCTGGCCGGCATCCCGAGCGTGAACAACGTGAGCGGGCTGGGCACGGTGTTTATCGTGAAAAACCTGGTGAGCCAGGTGGCGCTGGGCCTCTACCGCTTCGCGTTCAAGTTTCCGCGTAAGGTGTTTTTCCAGAACGACGACGACCGGCAGCTGTTCCTGCAGCACCAGCTCGTGCGCCCCGCCATTACCGACCTGTTGCCCGGCTCCGGCGTGGCCACCGACAAGTTCCAGCCCGCCGCCACGTTCCGGCGCCAGGAGCCGTTTGTGTTCCTGATGATTGCGCGTGTGCTTTATGAAAAGGGCGTGGAAGAATACTTTGAGGCCGCCCGCCTGGTGCGCGAGGCCGTGCCCGGCACGCGGGTGCAGCTGCTGGGCGGCGTAGATGAAAGCGGCGGCGTGGGCGTGAAGCGCGCCGTGTTTGAGCAGTGGCTGCAGGCTGGCCACGTCGAGTACCTGGGCACCTCCGACAACGTGGCGGCCCAGATCCGGGAGGCCGACTGCGTGGTGCTGCCCAGCTACCGCGAGGGCACGCCCAAAACCCTGCTCGAAGCCGCCGCCATGGCCAAGCCCATCGTCACGACGGACGTACCCGGCTGCCGCGAAACCGTGGTGGACGGCCAGAACGGCCTGCTCTGCGAGGTGCGCAACGCCGCCGACCTGGCCGCCAAGATGCTGCAGATTCTGCGCCTGCCCGCCGCCGAACTGGAGCAGATGGGCCGCGCCGGCCGCCACCTCGCCGAAACCAAGTTCGACGAGCGGATTGTGCTGGACAAGTATCTGCGCGAAGTAGCCGCCGTAGGAAAACGGTAGCGGCCAGGCCGTCTGGCCACCGCAAAATCTGCCTAACTTGCGGCCCAAAATCCGGCGGAACCGGCCACTAGAAGCTGTTATATGGAGTTCAAGTATTTTGCTATTGCCGGACCGGTAGAGATTCTGCCGCGCGTATTCGGGGATGTCCGGGGCGCCTTTTTCGAGTCGTTCAGTGAGCGGCGGCTGGCCGAAGCCGGCATCAGCGGCGAGTGGGTGCAGGACAACCAGTCACGCTCCGACCGGGGTGTGGTGCGGGGCCTTCACTTCCAGAAGCCGCCCTTCGCCCAGGCCAAGCTGGTGCGCGTGGCCAGCGGCCGCGCCCTCGATGTGATAGTGGATATCCGCCGCGACTCGCCCACCTACGGCCAGCATCTGTCGGTGGAGCTGGACTCGGAGCGCTTCAACATGCTGTATGTGCCCGTAGGCTTCGCGCACGGCTTTACGGCCCTCGAAGACAACACGCTGTTCCTCTACAAGTGCACCAACTATTACGCCCCCGAGTCGGAAGGCGGCCTGCTCTGGAACGACCCCGCGCTGGGCATCAACTGGGGCGTACAAAACCCCACCATCTCCGCCAAAGATCAGGTACTGCCTACCCTGGCCGAGTTCAACAGTCCGTTTTAACTGTCATTGCGAGGAGGTACGACATTCCGCGCATCAAGCGAAGCAATCCTTCCTCTCAGCAAGCAAAGCAACCCTGAATGCAAAGCCCTCTGGCGTTAGTGTACTACACTACTGCCGGAGGGCTTTTTTATTAAGGAAAGTGTCTGCTGCGAGAGGAAGGATTGCTTCGCTTTGCTCGCAATGACAGCTACACCATGTCCAGCAGGCTTTCCAGGCCCATGCCGCGGGAGCCTTTGATGAGAATCTGGCGGCCCTGCAAGGGCTGCTGCTGCAGCCAGCTGGCCGCCTCGGGCTTGGTGGCGAAGTACCGGAACGACGGATCGACGGCGGCGGCGCGGGCCATGTCGGGGCCGATGAGCACCACGGTGCCTAGGGGTAGTTCGGCCAGCAGGTGGCCCAGGGCCTGGTGTTCGGCCGGACTCTCGTCGCCCAGCTCAAACATGTCCCCCAGAATCACCACTTTGGCCGCATTCGACACGCCGGGGCGGGTGGCAAAGCTGCGCAGGGCGGCGGCCATGCTGCTGGGGTTGGCGTTGTAGGCATCCAGCACCACCTCGTTGCGGCCTGTCTGCACCAGTTGCGAGCGGTTGTTGGTGGGGGCGTAGGCGGCCAGCGCGGCGGCCACTTCCTGGGTCGGTACCTCGAAATAAGCCCCCACAGCGGCGGCGGCGGCCAGGTTCGGGAAGTTGTAGTCGCCGGTGATGTGAGCTTCGGCGATGGTGCCATCGGCGAGGCGGAGCACCACCTGCGGGGCGGCGCTGAGCAGCGTGGCCGGGTAGGTGTCGGTGGGGCCGGGGTACGTGACGTGGCCGGGCACGAGGTCGGCGAGGCCGGCGAGGCGGTGGTCGAGGGTGTTGACGAAGGCGGTGCCGCCCACCGTGGCCAGAAACCGGAACAGCTCCGACTTGCCCTTCAGAATGCCCTCCTGCCCGCCAAAGCCTTCCAGGTGGGCCTTGCCGATGTTGGTGATGAGGCCATGCGTGGGCTCGGCCAGCTCGCAGAGCAGCGCAATTTCGCCCTGGTGGTTGGCGCCCATCTCCACAATGGCCAGCTCATGCTCGCCGCTGCGGATGCTGAGCAGCGTGAGCGGCACCCCGATGTGGTTGTTGAGGTTGCCGCGCGTGTACTGCACCTTGTAGCGGCAACTCAGCACGGCGTGCA
Proteins encoded in this region:
- a CDS encoding glycosyltransferase family 4 protein, translated to MRVALVINTSWNIWNFRRSLVKALQDAGHEVLAIAPPDAYSERLETELGCRYVPILMENKGTNPVKDALLTRSFYTIYKREKPDVVLHYTIKPNIYGTLAAKLAGIPSVNNVSGLGTVFIVKNLVSQVALGLYRFAFKFPRKVFFQNDDDRQLFLQHQLVRPAITDLLPGSGVATDKFQPAATFRRQEPFVFLMIARVLYEKGVEEYFEAARLVREAVPGTRVQLLGGVDESGGVGVKRAVFEQWLQAGHVEYLGTSDNVAAQIREADCVVLPSYREGTPKTLLEAAAMAKPIVTTDVPGCRETVVDGQNGLLCEVRNAADLAAKMLQILRLPAAELEQMGRAGRHLAETKFDERIVLDKYLREVAAVGKR
- the rfbC gene encoding dTDP-4-dehydrorhamnose 3,5-epimerase; amino-acid sequence: MEFKYFAIAGPVEILPRVFGDVRGAFFESFSERRLAEAGISGEWVQDNQSRSDRGVVRGLHFQKPPFAQAKLVRVASGRALDVIVDIRRDSPTYGQHLSVELDSERFNMLYVPVGFAHGFTALEDNTLFLYKCTNYYAPESEGGLLWNDPALGINWGVQNPTISAKDQVLPTLAEFNSPF
- a CDS encoding UDP-N-acetylmuramoyl-tripeptide--D-alanyl-D-alanine ligase; amino-acid sequence: MEDIEALYDRFRACTAVSTDSRQPQDGTLFFALNGPSFRGADFAPQAIAQGARHAVTDDATLAAQNPEHYTYAPDPLLALQALARHHRRQLIIPVLAITGSNGKTTTKELVHAVLSCRYKVQYTRGNLNNHIGVPLTLLSIRSGEHELAIVEMGANHQGEIALLCELAEPTHGLITNIGKAHLEGFGGQEGILKGKSELFRFLATVGGTAFVNTLDHRLAGLADLVPGHVTYPGPTDTYPATLLSAAPQVVLRLADGTIAEAHITGDYNFPNLAAAAAVGAYFEVPTQEVAAALAAYAPTNNRSQLVQTGRNEVVLDAYNANPSSMAAALRSFATRPGVSNAAKVVILGDMFELGDESPAEHQALGHLLAELPLGTVVLIGPDMARAAAVDPSFRYFATKPEAASWLQQQPLQGRQILIKGSRGMGLESLLDMV